The DNA region CCGTAGCAGTTAAGACAAGCCTAgtcccagggcgcctggctggctcagtcagaggagcgtgTGCCTCTTGGgattgtgggtccgagccccaggttgggtgtagagattacttaaattaaaaaaaaaaaacaaacttaaaaaacctaaaaaagacCAGCCCAGTCCCTGCTctggttggggcgggggggggggggggggggggggaaacgaACGCATAACTGGCACATTGAAAATGAACCAGGTCATTTCCGATGAGGCTGTGGTGGGATGCAaaatggcggggggtggggggcaggagtgaAGGAGAGGTGGGGCGGGGGCTAAGCTTAGAGTCAGTGGTTAGGAAATGTCTCTGGGACAAGTTCCTTTTCCAAACGGTACTGACTCCTGGAAGAGGCAACGGGGTCCCATCTTTCAAGACTCTTAAAGGTACAAAGAGTGGAGAGGAGGTGAAGAGATCAGAGCCCTCCAGCCTGGCTAAAGGGAATGGGAAAAcagggcagccactgtggaaaaacagGCTGGCGGTTCCTCAAATGTTAAACAGACTCGTCATCTGACCCAGCAATGCCCCTCGAGGTATCAGGCCAAGAGAAACATGCAAAACTTTGTAGACCTGTGCAGTACCTTGACTCTATGCAGCCGAGAGGTGAAAGagacaacccaagtatccatcagtGCAGGAATGGATACATAAAATCGGGTCCCATCTGTGccctggaatattattcagccatgaaaaaggatACATCACAGACGGAGCGGGCACAAAGGCGagcgggtgggagggagagagctgACACACAAAGGCTCCGTACCCTACGATTCCATTTTCATGGAACGTCCAGCACTGGCAAacccagggagagaggaagcgGATGGATtcgtggtggccaggggctgggggaggggatgtgggGAGTTTGAGGGGTGACAGCTAAGGGATGTAAGATTTCATTCTGGGGTGAGTAGAACGTGCTAAAATCGACAGAGGGGCCGGCTGCACGACTTTGTGAACACACTAAAAGTCATTGACTTTGCGCACTGGAGGAGGGCGATTATAAAGTATGGGAAGTGTATCTCAATAAAgcggttttgtttcgttttttttaagtggaagggGAAaatgtctgctcctcccccctccccagctcccctcccagGGGGGCCGTGGCTGTTTTGTCAGTTTCTCTGGCCTCCTTCCGGAGAGTCGTTTGCTACACCTGCAAGGAAGTACATTTCACGCTCTCACCACCGGGCAGGCAGCCGCGGGGCTCGGGGTTCTGAGCTTCGCAGCGCTCACGCCACCCCGTGACTGACACGTCCTTGTCCggtctttgtttctctttaactTTTCGGTGGAGTATACCTTGGACAGCACCCTGCCGGTTTCATGCTCCTAGCAATGAGCATTTAGGctgattccaatttttttttttttgccaccaaAACATTGCTGTAGGAGGTCACGTCACGCGTGAAAGAATATCAGTAGGAGAAATTTCTAGAAGGGAAGTGGCTGGGACAAAGTGCATGTTCACTTTCATTTGGATAGATGCAGCTAAAGTGCCCTCTGTTGGGGTTGCGACAGTCTATTCAGTGACTACGTGGCCTCGGAGCAGAGATCcgaaggatgaggaggaaggagaggaagatcATATCATAGTGTTCCAGGCGGAAGGCACAgcccgtgcaaaggccctggggcaggcccAGGCCTGGAGTGTTGGCCGAACATTGAGGAGGCCCAtttggctggagcagagggagcaaaggggagggagggcagaggggagggcagggcggggATGGGGCAGGTCACTCAGGGCCTTGTGGGCAGCGGGGACTTTGGCCTTTACCCTGAATGAGATGGGAGACGGGGAGGGCCGTGGGCAGAGGAAGGTCATCACCTGACTGCCTCTGGCTGCTCTGAGGGCAGACTGGGGTCAAGAATCTGCCTGTACCTGGTTGAGCCCCATCACTGCTCACTGCACCAGAGTGGTAACCTCTGCCCCGGTGCCCCAGCTcctgccctcaccctgccccctcTTGTCTATCCTCCCCAAAGCAGCTGAAGGGAATGAAATGACGACCCTCTGCCCACCAGGGCTCCCACCTCCATCAGAGGTGGGCCTtgtgccccagggcctttgcacggaCTGCTCCCTCTGCCCGGAACCCTCTACCCCAGATGTCCATATGGctttccccctcttctctttcaattctctgctaaaatgtcacctcctcaaaaAGGCCTCCCTTGACCAGTCTGGTTAAGACAGTACTGAGTAGTCAGAAAAACCCAGTATTTTCATATCCTCAAAACGCATGTGTGATAACTCCCTTTGCTGCTATGATCTTGATTTTAGATCTTCACACTTACTGGGCACCTCCTGGGTGTGCAGACTTTGTGCTGAACACTCTGGGGTCTTCATAGGCACCCATCAAGGGAAGtagttttcttcttctcattGCGCAGGTCAGGACAGTCAAGTCAAGGCTCCGGGAGccggggtgttttgttttgttctgttttgttttttaatatttatttttgagagagagagagggacagacagagagcgagtgggggaggggtggagaaagagagagagagagagagagagagagagagagagagaatcctaagcaggctctgctctgtcagtgcagagcccaaggcagagcctgaactcacaaacatgcgagatcgtgacctgcgctgaaatcaagagtcagctgctcaaccgattcccccccccccgccccccgccggggGCCCCCTGGGAGGTGTTaattgcccaaggccacccagctaaTAGCATATCTGTCAACGGAGTCACAGGCTGGGTCTGACCCAGCACCAACATTTCCAAAGGGAAGGCCAGAGGAGGGCCACAGTTCGCTCAGGGTGACACAGGGGGCAGACGGTCAAGCGGCCTTGAGCTCAGGCCTGATCATCCCAGGGCTGGTCCACCCCTCCAAGCATCTACCCTTCCTGAGACCCTCCAGGACCATCGCAAGAGGTTGGCTGGGCCACAGGTGATTCTTGTCACACGCATAAGAATACTGGAGACGGAGGCTGGGACAAGATTCTGGGGCACATTCTCCAACCTGCGCCGGGCACTGTGGGAAGTTCGGGATTTACATGAAACATgaaatggagggggggggggcgggctctGGGATTCCTACCTGGATCTCGAAAACTAAAACGCCAGCCATCTGAGCCACCATGATCTGATAAGAGTCCCCAGGGAAGTCACTTGGCCCAACGTCACTCCACCCACCTTGACTTCTACCTTGACTTCTCTGCACCTGGCCCTCCAGGAACCATCTAGAAAACCTCCTTTGCTTAGCCAGACCAACAtcatcacatggcctttccttttcCAGGCCCGGAGGCCACCCCCTTCCATGCCTCTTTTTGTGGGGGGCACCATCTCTGCTGTCTGAGGGCTCAAAGACCCTGGAGAGTCACCGAGCATCCAGGCACCTCTTCCAGCCGTGGGCCACAGGGAGGTCTCTGCTTAGTCTTGACTTGTTGCAGGGTCAAGGGCATTGGGGACCACTCGTTCTCTGTAGGGGGCGTCCAGGGCACTGGGGGGTATTGAACAGCTGCCCTGGCCCTATCTACTCGATGCCAgtagctcccctccccccagctgtgACAGCCACAAACGTCCCTGGACACCGCCCAGTGCCCCCTGGGGAGGCAGAATTGTCCGGGTTGAGAGCCCCGGCCTTGCGCCTGCCCTGGTTTCTGATTCACCTTTTGTGAActtgccttttccttcttcctggtgggggccacctctgtcccctgccttcccacctccccctgcctcccgTGAGCTTTGAGGACAGGTCCGacccctgctcctctcctaccACTACCTGCAGTGCGTTTTCTTGATGGAAGTCTGAAGTCCCTTGAATCGACAAGTACGTTCTCTTCTTCGCTAGAACGTGCTCCCGACCCATGCAGGAGGCTTGCACGAAGTAGGAGACGTGGCCAATTTTGCTGGCGAAGGTAGAAGGAAGCCTGGGAGGTAAGTTGAAATGGAAGTCAAAGGTGTGGCTGCCTGCACTTAACCAATTATCTGAAAGCAAAACACACCAATGCCATCAGAAGGttctagaatctttttttttttttttttttcctccccccactttttatttattattttggcaaGGGCTTTGTCCTGGGCCTGGCCCGCCCATCCCTGAGCTAGGCTGAGCTCTGTGCTTTTAGGGCTCTGCATGGTCAACAGATCTCAGGCCTAGGCCTCAGCCGGGCTGGAGGGGGATGGCCCCGGGCGGGTGATGTGGCTGGGGTGGTCACCCCAAGCTATCCACAGGGATGTGCTCACCGCTACTCTGGATCTGCAAAATTGGAGGTCCCGCCCTCAGACAcgcattcattcgttcattcaacaaacacgtCTTGAGCGCCTACCTGCACCCCCGGTACCGGGCACAACGCTGTGCCTAGAAGGCGCTCgataaatgtttgtgaaataaatgagtgaatccACTGAAGGCTTGAGCTcctgctttgggggggggggaatgctgGGCAATCAGAAAGGCTGGTATCTGACACTGGGGGAGGTCTGGGTGGGGACCGATTGCTCGCAAAAAGTAACACTTATGACGCCCTGCCTGTGTGCCCCACGCTAGTCTAAGCCCTTCGTATGCCATTAGGTCACTAAGTCCTCAGAACAATCTTATGAGGCGAGACTTTCTGgctcccattttccagataggttaactgagacacagagaggcaacACGGCTGCTGGCCAGTAAGGCCTGGCATGGGGCCGTTCCTGCCCCAGaaccttctttttcctttttttttttttttttttttttttaatttttttttttcaacgttttttatttatttttgggacagagagagacagagcatgaacaggggaggggcagagagagggagacacagaatcagaaacaggctccaggctccgagccatcagcccagagcctgacgcggggctcgaactcacggaccgcgagatcgtgacctggctgaagtcggacgcttaaccgactgcgccacccaggcgccccatctttttcctttttttaattaaaaaaatgtttttaggggcgcctgggtggcgcagtcggttaagcgtccgacttcagccaggtcacgatctcgcggtccgtgagttcgagccccgcgtcaggctctgggctgatggctcggagcctggagcctgtttctgattctgtgtctccctctctctgcccctcccctgttcatgctctgtctctctctgtcccaaaaataaataaaaaacgttgaaaaaaaaaaattaaaaaaaaaaaaatgtttttaatgtttgtttattttttgagagaagtagagtgtgagcgggggaggggcagagagagagaaagagagagcgagacacagaatctaaagcaggctccaggctctgagctgtcagcgcagaggccgatgcggggctcgaacccacgaaccgcgaggtcgtgacctgagctgagctgaagtgggacgcttaactgaccgagccatccaggcgcccgcCCCTACCATTCTGACCCCTAGAAATCTGCACAGCTGGTGTCCCTCCCATCGCTCAGTAGTCACCTCTTTGAAGGGACCTCCGTGACCTCCCcatctaaaacttttaaaattctagaatgaAACTTTGTCTAGCTGAGCATTGGCCAAGAGTTGTGGAACACCCGGGAACACCCCCGTGAACACATTTTGGAAAGGACATGTAGCTCCAGGGCAGCTCAGCCTCCCTGGTGTCCGTCCAGACTTTGGATCTGAACCTCGTGGAGTCGGGGCCGAGTTATTCTTTCCCTAGAAtgtcttccctgcccctctctctttcccggTGACCATAGGACTCCTTATCTTTGTCTCCTCGGAGTTCACTGCTAGAGGGAGATTTATCTGTAAAATCACAAGAAAGATTTTTTACTGGCCTCCCAAAGTGGTCACGGGGCTAAGGACAGCATTTTCCAGGGGAACTACTTTGATAGTTCATTTCGAATATCTGGGTCCTGCTCAGCTCTTCCTGTCTTGTTATTTTCGTGTTGTGACTATCTGATGGTCATTGTTATACATAGCCTCCCTCCTGGGGAGGAACCAGGCCTCTGCCCCTGTCTGGTATCCCTGGGGGTTTGTTGATCAACTAACACATGTGTTTACTTTCCAGACCCAGCTTCCTATCATGGCTAGAGTTGGCTGCTGCCTTCGTCCTTACCCTCTACTGGGAATGTCTTCGTCTTGTGCACATAGTCGGCCTTGTTGTTGCAAATAACATCCCTGCTATAATCACGGGATGCCCCGATTTCTTCATTCCACTCCACGTAACCCCTTCCCACGAGCTCCACCTTCACTACGGGGTCCACCAGGGTGCTGTTCAGTATTAGAACCACCTGCCCTTCTATGCTGGAGCCGGCCGGGTAGACCACATCCTTGGGCAACACTAATTCGATCGACTTCACCACAGACAtggggggttggggtggtggAGGAacatcctcccccctcccccatgacaCTGAGAGTCCCGGTTCCTTTGCCGCGGCGAGGTCACCTGTCTGTGACATCATCCAGCCAGGGTTCTGGGAAGGGGCCTCCAGTGGCCGGGAGGGGAGACGAGGCTGTTGTTCGGGGGGGCGGGACGGCTTGGGAATTCCAAAGTCCTCACTGGTTGGGGAAACGACAACCTGACCACGTTTTCCTaggaaataacaaatgaataCGCAAAAACAGCCACAGACCCTAACACTCCTGCCACACTGGGAACGCCTGTCATCGTGCCAGGAGGCCGGAGGCCTGGGTGGGGAGAGTTCTCGCAACACTCCGGTAAGGTAGGCATCATGAGCTCTGCTTAGAGATGGAGAGGAACGAGGAACGAGCCCCAAGGGATGTTCTGCTCTGTCAGATGGCCCCCATGTGCGGTACGCGCGCTTCTCAGGGTTCATACGCTGGTTAGGCTCACCCGCTTCCATTGTCATTTTAATGGCTAATTACACCAGTcggaaaaaaaattatggataTGGCCAGGGTATGAAGTCTGGTGTGTCCCGAGCGAAGATGCTTAGAGTGTCGTGTGCTCCACTTTGCATGAACACCCTCTCACTCATCTGACACTTCCCTTTACACCCGTGTCTCCCCCATCGAATGGGAAAGTCCCTCCAGGGCGGGAGGAACCTTGTGCCCACCCACGTCGGCTTGGCTCCAGGCCTGGTTCAGACAAGAGGGGTGTCAGTAAAAGTTTGTCGAGCGACTTAATGACCTTCAAGAATATATGATTTTGCAAAAAAGGAGACCGAGGCCTTGTGCCCCCCTAGCGGTTTTCTTGGTGCCTGATCTGCGCGTGGGCTGATGCCTAAGTGGGAGGGCCGCTGGAGCACGAGAGGTGTCAGGAAATGTCCATTCTGCAGACTCCGGCAGGCCTCATTCATTGTCTTTGCTGTGTCTTGCT from Panthera leo isolate Ple1 chromosome A2, P.leo_Ple1_pat1.1, whole genome shotgun sequence includes:
- the ARRDC5 gene encoding arrestin domain-containing protein 5 isoform X1, which encodes MSQTGDLAAAKEPGLSVSWGRGEDVPPPPQPPMSVVKSIELVLPKDVVYPAGSSIEGQVVLILNSTLVDPVVKVELVGRGYVEWNEEIGASRDYSRDVICNNKADYVHKTKTFPVEDNWLSAGSHTFDFHFNLPPRLPSTFASKIGHVSYFVQASCMGREHVLAKKRTYLSIQGTSDFHQENALQGTICLQIQMEKNTFAPGEGIVFTTEISNHSGKSIKTVVFALYAHVRYEGFTPKAERRSREDSSELLRQEANTQIAPFDATKIVSTLNLPQVLSVSSSTRDGEIMSTRYELVSTVHLPWSLTCVKAKVPIIVTGAPVDTAGCQPLEGAALPVSQECQN
- the ARRDC5 gene encoding arrestin domain-containing protein 5 isoform X2; its protein translation is MSQTGDLAAAKEPGLSVSWGRGEDVPPPPQPPMSVVKSIELVLPKDVVYPAGSSIEGQVVLILNSTLVDPVVKVELVGRGYVEWNEEIGASRDYSRDVICNNKADYVHKTKTFPVEDNWLSAGSHTFDFHFNLPPRLPSTFASKIGHVSYFVQASCMGREHVLAKKRTYLSIQGTSDFHQENALQIQMEKNTFAPGEGIVFTTEISNHSGKSIKTVVFALYAHVRYEGFTPKAERRSREDSSELLRQEANTQIAPFDATKIVSTLNLPQVLSVSSSTRDGEIMSTRYELVSTVHLPWSLTCVKAKVPIIVTGAPVDTAGCQPLEGAALPVSQECQN